The Phycodurus eques isolate BA_2022a chromosome 17, UOR_Pequ_1.1, whole genome shotgun sequence nucleotide sequence catgtgcaCAGACACGAcaatttgtacagtattttctctaCATTATATGCTTGCAATTCGTTTCCCCCCAAAGAACATTTGCAGTGGGGCAGCGGtaaagtttaaaataaataaataaataaataaattaataaataaattatggtCACTGTactgcagattttcacctgtcGCGGGTGCGTCATTAGGATTCGCAATTTCCAGGCAGGACATGCcccactgcaatatgattggctgcttgcTTACTGTACTTTAATGTCTTTGCATTGCATGTGGGAATCAGAGACACAGTCcccaatgcacttttcagccatttattgttCGGCGAGAGAACAGTTAAGTACATAATCAAACTCATGCAGAAGCTGCTGCCAGCCACAGCtctcacccagacactcacacagacTCACCGCCGTTAGTCGGCACCCCTACCCCACGCCCTGCCTctaaaagacacatgcatgtgCACAGACACGACAATTTGTACACTATTTTCTCTACATTATATGCTTGCAATTTGTTTCCCTCCAAAGAACATTTGCAGTGTGGCAGCGgtaaagctttaaaaataaataaataaataaataaattatgctctactgcagattttcacctgtcGCGGGTGCGTCATTAGGATTCgcagtttccaggcaggacacgccccactgcaatatgattggctcctgTATTACAGGAAAGGCAGGCTGGGGAGATGGAACGAGATGCCCATCACaaaagagagagggggaaaaaaaaagatgtttatgGTTTGGTTTAGGGCTAGGGTTGAGGCTTAAGGCGGTTTCcaatgggttagggttagtgggaaacattaacgccgccacacttaagtcacatgATACTTTTTtcgtctggaagcagtagggtatgttctagagcacaggtgtcaaactcgaggcctgAGGGCCTGATccggcccgccgcatcattttgtgtggcccgcaaatgcaaatcatgtgcatcgacttcgtttcttgctaaaatcccAAAATTGCTaaatgtcttcacttttaaaaagactaagctttttttttttttttttgcctatgaTTGTACTCTTCTGATATTTCGGGAGAGGTGGGCAGCCCCCTCTCAAGTCAAGATGAGTCAGAAAATCGAAAAGaggatctatatatatatatatatatatatatatatatatatatatatttttataattattattttgccacgctgttgtaacacatttaaaatatggcttggcattgtcttgctgaagtaaGGAGGATGTCCCCAAAAAAGACATTGCCTGGAAGGCAACATaagttgctccaaaacctgtatgtacctttcagcattaatggtgcctttacagatgtgcGACTTACCcgtgccatgggcactaacataCCCCCATAGCATCATAGATGCTAGTTTTTTAACTTTgagctgataacaatccggatggtccttttcctctttggcccagaggacaggACATCCCTaacttccaaaaacaatttgaaatgtggactcgtcagaccccagcacttttccacttcgtGTCAATCCATCTcaaatgagctcgggcccagataagccggtggcatttctgggtgttgttgatgtacagtatggatTTGGCTTTGCATGAcagttttaaattgcatttgtagatgtaacgacaaactgtgttaactgagaatggttttctgaagtgttcctgagcccacgtggcaatatcctttacacaatgatgccgtttattaatgcagtgccgcctgaggcatCGAAGgtcaggcattcaatgtttgttttcggccttgccacttacgtgccgagatttctccagattctctgcaTCTTTTGGTATTATGGaccttagatgatgaaatccctacattcattgcaattgtacatgGAGAAACTGTGGACTACTTGCAGTTGTTGTTCACAAAGTTgtacagttgttcacaaagtgaggaacctcaccccatccttgctttTGAATAACTGAGCTTTTCGAGGATGCTTCTTTTATactcatgacactcacctgtttccaatatACTTGTTTTAAGAATGGATACCAGCAAATCGATGGTGTGTATTATACGTGGGGAGAAGAGAGGTCAAAGAGAAATTTCCCCAGCAGTTGGGAACATATCCCCCCACCATAAATGGGGTTTCACTGTAATGCGACAGTCATTTCAAATGGTACGCTGGCAGATGTTTCGCTGTTGATGTTTTTAAAGATGTCCGACAGCGACTTGGGAAGAGGCGCTACTCCCCTGAAAGAAGGCACTCTCCCTCCCCCATCTCCCCGAGAGACTCGCCTCACCCCACCAGAGAGCCAATCAGTGATGTGCACCGCCGACTGGGTGTTGTCAGCCGGGACAGAGGCGGCTCATCCAAGTCATCCAAAGACAGAAAGACGAGTGAGTACATCAtacgtccatccatcaatctattTTCTGTATCACTTGTCCTTATTCGGGACATGGGTGaggtggagcctatctcagctgattttgggggcgagaggcgggatacacccttgactggttgccagcccattgcaggacaatttagagtattcaatgaacctaacctgcatgtttttggaatgcatgtatagaaaatggatggaattttgaAACTTGGTCCAAATTGAGTGGAAATAAACGGGTGAACGAAGGAAGTTTCCACCCATTtgcattttaatgatgaaaacaaattatgtAGTCTTGCCTGGTCTTAAGTTTAGGTGGTAATTTACTtaacataatttttattttttctattgtGCGCAGGCAGCCTATGGAGCCGACTGGgtgacaaagaggaaaagacgGGAGAGCGCGAACCGAGCAGCGGGTCGTCGGGACTGTTCTCGTCGTCACGGCGCAGCAGGAGACGCAGAGggaagagagaagaggagggcAGGGAGGAGGAAGGCGAGGAAGAGGACGACTCAACGCTGCAGAAGGTGTGGGGCGCCATGATCAAGAAGAAGCAAGAGCGCCTCAGCCACAAGTTGAAGAAGAGCCGGCTGGACAACCTGCCGTCACTGCAGATTGAGATCAGTCGAGATAGCAGCGAGGACTCTGATGCTTGAGACTAAAACAATTCAATATCGTCTGGATTTCATTGTGGCGCATAGTCAATCCTGTACATGGATGGATCACTGAGAGAATCTGCTTGGCACATTCTCTGGACCCTCCAACTGGTCCCGCTGGCCCTCCTGTgtcacattgtttattttaatacagaACATCCAATATTTGCTTTGGGTGGCATTCAactttactttttatattttgaattcaATTTCCTTTTTGAAGAACTTTGTACAGGTAACAGAACAATGCCGTTTTTTATGAAAGGACCATTACCCCGTGATGTTGTTTGATGACATGAGGTTAATTAGCAAACATTTTGATAAGGTAATCGTTTTTAGCGTCATGGGAAGCTTCTCAAACGGGACCTaatgttttatttcatcatCACTGAATAGTCATTTGTGTGTGGAACAGTTGTCGACCTGTCTAATACACACGAGGCCTGCCATGCaattaaagaaacaaataaaccgCAGAGGAACAAAACATTTAACTCACAATACTAATTTTGTATCATAATAAAGTTCCCCACCTCTGAGAGCTCGAAATTAGGTTTGTACATGTTCTAAATGCTTCGTTGTCGTTGccatgtcatgttttttaatatCAACATGGCCCTCTTGAGGAAAATTGGCATCACAAGACATCAGTgtaagcgccccccccccccccctcctacaAATTGCTGCCAAGACATTTGTTAGTAATAGGCTCACCAAAAAATTAAGTAGcttgctaaaataaaatgtggtgaAACTGCAGATAGCAGTAATGGACTGATTCTACTTTTGATGAGCATGAATGGATCATAAAGAGAGCTTCCATCTGAAATAAAACATggtcctttttttatttatttttattccaagACTCAATAGTGTTTTAGTTAATAGGAGGCTCACTTCCAATAGAAATCGTTCAAATTGTGAGCATAAAGTgtgattcaaattattttaaatatttttctttgggGTTTTTCCCTCGTTTTATGTTCTCAATCAGTTGATATGAGATTGGCAAGAGACATTTCAATTTAAGGCGACAAAGTAAACTgattatatataaaattgtcTGACAAAACAACCCTTGTAtgccatgaatataaaacaaatttaaaaatgtaaagtaCTGTACCGGTACGTCGGTAGTCGCGTGACTAAATTTTCACTCTTCCAGTCAATTGGGGGCAGCTTAGTACAATGTGccgtttttttaaatggaaaaacaagTGGTTGCTGTCCAACGTTAGCAAATAGCCGTTAGTGTTTCAAACGTAGCCATAATACATGACCAAAACTAGTTAGCACAAAAAGTGTAGTCTTCATAATGAACGCAGAGGAAGACAATACTACGTGGTTTTCTTTCAGCAATAATCTAAAGTATTTCGATGGggttttttctccttttttgtgaagtaaaatatgttttacttaAACGTTGCGTCGACACACGTTACGTAATTATTGAACTGGCACCACTTTTCCCAACTCTGATTGACTAGTCGTCCTGTCTGTTAATGAGGAGGAGCCAATGATAATCAAACATTCGCTTCCGTTTAAATGAAACGAGCCAATGGTAACGCGCGGATGCGTTTCGTGTTTGGTGACGTATAAAGGCCTTTGGTCTGAATCGCCATTTTGTTGTCGGCGTAAGCGGGGTGAAGAGGGTCCAACGGACGCTGCTCGACAACGTAAACGAGCCGAAACCAAACAGCGAGAGAGTACACGACGAAATCGGCTCACCATACGAGTTTATGGACTGCCTGCTGCTCAATGCATACGCTGGCGATAAATTTGGTGTAGCTTCCCCCCCCTCGAAGATGGACGACAGCGCGGCGAGGGAAGATGCCTGCCAAGAATATAAGTCCTCGCTGGAAGACCTGACGTTCAACAGCAAGCCGCACATCAACATGCTGACCATTCTGGCCGAGGAAAACGTCAACTTCGCCAAGGATATCGTCTCGATAATTGAAGCACAAATAAGCAAGGTTTTTATGATAAGAAtattctttttgtttcaaatgATTTCTGATTGTTTTTGTCGATGTGTGGTAGCGGCTTGCTAGCTATAACATGGCGGCGGGCGTTAGTTACCCTATAACAAGTCGCCTCACCTTAGCTTGGTTACGTTCCTGTTAACGCGAAAGTggaattcatttatttcatctgtagttatttaattttaaatgtgaaattttaGTCATACATTGTTTGTTACATGAAGTTAATCGAAGGTCGCTTAACTCGGAATTCCTTCGTGCTCCGAAAGTGACGCAAAGtccaccattaaaaaaaaaaaaaacaaacatattttttgtaaatttgcGACAGTAATTTTATCTACTACTATCAACAGTGACATTTAGCGCCGTTGTGTTCGGTCACTTAGCAGTCTAGGCCCATTTTTAACCGTCGTTGTTTTAACATTTAGAGGTCTTTAAAAAAACGCCGTCTAGCAGGAAGTTAGTGTGCTTTTATGTAATAGTAAGCAAAGAGGGATAAGCCCCGttttaagacatttattttgttgataCCCGATTTTAGACCTGGCGTGTAATTTGGGCCGATTTTAATGGTCAGTACTAATTTTTAGAGGCCTCCATTACATCAAGAAGGAAGTTAGTAGTAGTCACTTTACAGTCACTTTAGTCACTTTACACTCATGAACTTGTGTGACATCCTATTTGGGATTTAATATGACGCCAGTCCCCACTTTGCAGCTGTAAAAGCTTCAACTCTTTTgtgaaggctttcaacaaggtttaggggtgtgtttatgggaatttttgacaGTTCTTCCTGAcatgacctcaacccgatagaagtCATATAACACCTTTTGGATGCAGCGACAGAGCCAGGCCCTCTCtttcaacatcagtgtgtgtgtgaccacaaatgtgcttctggaagaGTGGTCAAAGTTCTCCATAAACACACCGAAAGCTTATGGGAATGCCTTCCCAAAGGACTTGAGGCCTGCAAAGGGTGGATGgacatcatattaaaaaaaacttgatttatAAAAGGAATGTCACTTAATTTTAAATGCAACTCAAAGCACATCACTGAATacgtttggcaatatagtgtatattttCTACCCAATTTTCATGGCATGTATTTTGGGATAATTTCAGGGTAAGTCATTTCTAAGGTCAATTGTGTCATGAAGCAAAAAGTTAGTGCCATTTGTTAACAGTAAACATTAGTAAAATGTTACTAACAATGAgtatcatatactgtatctatttgATACTTAATTTAGTACTGGCGTGTTACAGGGTATTTCTAACGAAAGAGTTGGGGTCCATTTTGTCCAGCATATGACCTCCAGATGGAATAAACAGTTTCGACCTTGAGCACAGTACAAGTAAAGATTACCGAAGAAGTTAAATAGTGTTTCAGTAGCtgtaatttttaatttatttttttcatggtgGATTTCTGCTTTACCTGTGCAGTTGTTGGGCCATTCCCTATGTTCTTGCAGTTCAATAAAAACCTGCCCATTGAGACAACAGTGATATTCTTTTTCCTCCCATCAGTTCCAAAGTGATAAATGGAGTCGAAAGGGTAGCTGGACAACAGATGTGGGCTTCGAGTTACGTAAATTCCAGTCAGCAGTGTGCCTTAGTGCTCATTGTTTGCATTTTGATGCATGACGAAACAAGTCTGATTTCGATCTCGTTTCCTCTGCTTTTATCCGGGAGTGAAATTTGAAACTGTTCTTGACTGgctaaaatgtttaataataaaaaatgtgaaatgtgctttttgtctttttatttcccAGTGTAATTTATTGGTACAAGTCTGGTTTATTTTACTGACAAAGTTGAGCCTGATCCGGTTGgctgttaaaaaaacattcaacagaTGCTGCATGGTTAAGTCACAGACTTGAGTCACAGCAGTTTAAAAGCAGTTGCTTTAAAATGTCTCCCAAAATAAATGAACTGTTTTTAAAGGGTAATTGTTccccacattttcaaaatgactgCAAAACAAAGTGACAAGAAACCATTGGGCGCAGAGCTGAAGACTGACGTGTCGCCCGGGTAAAGTACAGAGAGTGGGGGAAAACCCCTCTCTGGAGGTAAACTGGCTCTCAAGGACtccatacacttttttttttttttttttttttttttttttataaatcctgGACATTTTTTGCTGATTGTTGGAggggatgcttttttttttttaattgtattaaaaaaaaatttttttttaaaagaggatGGTCCAACTTGGGtcttcagtttttttccacacGGACCGCTGTTACTCACCTACTAAAGACTTTGGGGGCTCTTTTTGCTTCTGTTGAACATTTATCTGCATTTgttctgaaatgtttttaaccCCTGTTGTGTTCTAAACTTGTCGAGTTCTCTCGCTCTAGGCCCCAGCAGCTGAGAAGCTTCCAGTTTTGTACTTAGTGGATTCCATAGTGAAGAATGTCGGAGGAGAGTACCTCGCAGTGTTTGCTAAAAACCTAATCACTTCATTTATATGTGTGTTTGAAAAGGTAAAGTTCTTCTTGatgcatttttgcattttttttaaaaaaacaaatcactcgTAGCGGCCACACTTGTTGCTTGCTTTAATTTGTAGTTTCTTGCATATTGTGTTTTAAGTGTTGTGCTATTGAAAGTTATTGGTGGGATTAAGCTATAAACAACTTTAAATGACAAATCATTGCGATGTTAATGAGCTCACATTTGCTATGCGAGTAGCGTTGGACCAAGCAATGTCCTTTGTTTGTAGGTGGATGAGAACACTAGAAAGAGTTTGTTCAAGTTGCGATCGACATGGGACGAAGTGTTCCCTCTGAAGAAACTGTACGCACTAGACGTACGAGTCAATTCTGTGGACCCGGCGTGGCCCATCAAGCCTCTGCCGCCAACAGTCAATGCCAGCATCCATGTCAACCCAAAGTTTTTAAAACAGGTGTGTAGTAAGATAATTTGATTGATCTTTTGGAAAAGTAAAGGCACCATCGTACCTGGAAGGGAGTCAACTTTGTGGTCTCTAAAAGTGTCATTTCTGTCCATTCTATGCCCGGTTCCTGGACTTTAGTCTGAGGAGGCACCTTCTCCACGGCCTACCCCCTCGCAACCGCCGCCGCAGGTAATTCAGTCAAGCCTGAACCAAGAGCAGCTCATCCGACAGCAGCTGCTGGCCAAACAGAAGCAGCTTCTTGAGCTTCAGCAGAAGAAAATTGAGCTGGAACTGGAGCAGACCAAAGCACAGCTGGTAGGGCAAACAAGTTGGATTccaaaaagttttaattttgctGTTTTGTGTTCGCACACTAGTATTAGTATTCAGTACTTagtattttgttcatttgttgaaCGCCAAGTTGGCCTGAGTAGAAAATGTAGTGTTTGACCGGTATATCTGTGAAGCAAACAAGCTTTTCTTTAAGTATAGACATTGTAAATTATttaggtcattttttttttttattaagttcTAAATTTATGAAGAACAATGCAGGGATTTATGGGCTGGCTGTAGCTTCCCAGCCCTTATTTAGAGAGTGAAATGTTTAgtatttgaaattaaacatgTTTCCAGGAAGTGTTTGCTAAGGCTCTTTACCACCTTTTTGCTTGGGATCAGTCTGAATTAGTTCCAACAGAAGGTTATTTTCTTCCAGGCAGGAGGATTTTCATTACTAATGCCAACTCCAGTACCTCCCATGGCAACCCCGAAACCGGTTGGCCAGCCCACTCCCGTGGTCCGACAGGTGATTACTCCTCAGCCTCAGACTGAGCCAAAGCTACCCACTAGAGACCCACGTCTGAACCGCATTGGACCCCCAGGACCGTTCAAAGGCAAAGAGCACCCTACTGGGAAAAAGGAAACCCCTCCCACAATATTAACCCCTGTTATTACACCAGAGAAACGGGTGTCAGAGAAGCCGCAGATCCCGAGAAAGGATGACAAGCCCAACATTAAGTCtccaatgattaaaaacatccaGAGTAAGAACAAGCATGCTGAGGTTGAGAACCAGAAATCTGCAGACAACACAAAGAAAGATCCCCAGTTGAAGAAACGTGGCCTTGACAAGGCTGGAGATGACAATGATGATGAGCagaaggagaagaaaagaagCAACAACAAGCGAGATGAGTCTGCGCGGGGAGCCGAGCTGCCAAAAGCCTACAGAGGAAGGCTGCAGAACGGCTTGGTGACCAAACACGAGCGCGGCGAGTCTGCAGAGACGGTCGGCGGTAACGCCCGGACGCACGCCAGGAAACGCTCTCGGTCCAGATCGCGGTCTCCCACCTCGCCAAAGAGGAAAGACAGGCGGTCACCCAAGAGCAGAACCAGGAGCTGCTCCCTGTCACCATCCCCATCGCGCAAGGTGGCGAAACCCAGGAGGGCCAGGGGTGATGAGCCGCCGCACAGTAAGACTGCCCGGGACGACCGGCTGGCATCCAAGAAGAACCAAGCGGAGAGCAGGCGCTCAAAGACTCCAGCAGACGACCGCCGCTCCAAGTCCAGAGAGTCTCCACGGAGCCACGATGGAGGGAGCAACCAAGCCAAAGATGTTCCTCCCCGCTGgagaagtggctgggatgagaacaAACAGTGAGTCACTCATGTTCTTAAGGCTTCATAATCATCTCTGCTGTTACGTTGTGGACAGTTAAGGTGGCCCTAATAGATGTACTCTTATTTTACTCTGATAAAAAGTTGTATCTTTGCACTTTCAGTCTTAAGCCAGGGGACTCTCACGCAAAGCTTGGACCCCAGAGGCATAAACCCTACAACACGCCAACACGTCCCACCACCCCCCGTACTCCGAAACACCGTCTAAGCGTGGATGCCAACCTCCAGATACCTGAAGCCCTCAACTCTGCATCAAAGAAAGACCTGCTCAGAAGGGTATGTCTAGGCTGCCTAACATATATGAACTTTTTACATCCAAGAACAGTAAACCAGGACATAAAGATACAGCCATAAAaccgttgatcatttcaaaattATCTTAAATTACCAACATACAAAAATGGGTTCATTGTAGTTATTTGTTGACTTAATTCATGACTAGTATTTTGATATATACAGGCAAGCAAGAGCTTGGAGAGTGGTGAGATTTCGCAGGAAGACTTCCTGAACATGGCCCACAAGATCAAGAACTTCTTCCAGTATCAGGAGGAGAAGCAACAGCGCCCAGAGAGTTGGAGCCCTGCCAAGAAGACGTTGCTGGCCACGCCTCCCGAGCCCATGGACGCGGCTCAATTGACATACTTTGAGCACAAGTCCAAGCTGAAGAAAACACAAGTGGCGCACCGTTCCACtggagaaggctgggaaagtttGGAAGAATGTGAGGGGCCAGGCCGGGCGCCACGTGAGCTGGGTGAGGAACTGATCTTAAGAAGCCAGCAGGCATAATATTTTGGATGTGTTAatctttaaattgtttatttgttgacAGGTGAGAGGAGAAGCATAGAACGTGAAGAATCCAGACCTCCGCTCGCCCCCATGGTAGAGGAGTACAACCATGGCAAAGAGTTCCCCGCACTCAAATCTTTGCCAGGCCTTCGCTTCAGGAGGAGGGCAGACCCCAGAGAGACCAGTGAGTATACAACATGGATTGCATCACATTGTATTGGCGAACTGGTGTTTTAGTTGCAAACCTAAAATTTAGCcctgaactgaaatgctgtataatttaattgaaatgtagtacttggctttttttttttccttatataATACAATTTTTACCATGGTGAAATAAAAGCAGTTGACCTGTTAATGTATAGCAAAATAGTAACCACTGTATGGAAACTGCAAATTTTCCTCATGAGCAGAACAATttagaatggtttgaatcagttgaCAACTGTGGAATGAACAcctaaatgtgtaaaatatctCTTGATTTTACCATTCTGAGAAGtgggaatgtggaaaaaagttcacagatgtcctgaatgagttATTTGGAATTTAGAATTGTTTGAAATATGAAACGATTGGttacaattgtaaaatgtctTGATTTATCTCTGAAAATGCATAATGCtgaaaaatggaaactattttcaGATTTTCAAAAACCCTacaagatgtcctgaatgagctaaACGCATAGAAAGTTTGAATGCTTTGAATTGGTTGAGTGATATGAGAAATATGTAAGGGATGAGTtgcatttatattaaaaaaaaaattcctccattgatatattttttttttcatggaaaatgcaCATGTGCAGGAATGTGAGAAATGGTTACCTAGATGACCTGAATAAGCAGAATTTGATGGTGGAAAGGtttgaatcattaaaaaaaaaaaaaagcgggggGGAATGGcagagaaatgacaaaaaaaggtaaCATCTGATGCAACATCTcatgatttatatttttttatttccaggtgAGAGAGAGTGGAACTCCCCCTTGACTGAGCGTCAACGTGAGGAGCAGAAGAGCGGCTACGACGCG carries:
- the pcf11 gene encoding pre-mRNA cleavage complex 2 protein Pcf11; this translates as MDCLLLNAYAGDKFGVASPPSKMDDSAAREDACQEYKSSLEDLTFNSKPHINMLTILAEENVNFAKDIVSIIEAQISKAPAAEKLPVLYLVDSIVKNVGGEYLAVFAKNLITSFICVFEKVDENTRKSLFKLRSTWDEVFPLKKLYALDVRVNSVDPAWPIKPLPPTVNASIHVNPKFLKQSEEAPSPRPTPSQPPPQVIQSSLNQEQLIRQQLLAKQKQLLELQQKKIELELEQTKAQLAGGFSLLMPTPVPPMATPKPVGQPTPVVRQVITPQPQTEPKLPTRDPRLNRIGPPGPFKGKEHPTGKKETPPTILTPVITPEKRVSEKPQIPRKDDKPNIKSPMIKNIQSKNKHAEVENQKSADNTKKDPQLKKRGLDKAGDDNDDEQKEKKRSNNKRDESARGAELPKAYRGRLQNGLVTKHERGESAETVGGNARTHARKRSRSRSRSPTSPKRKDRRSPKSRTRSCSLSPSPSRKVAKPRRARGDEPPHSKTARDDRLASKKNQAESRRSKTPADDRRSKSRESPRSHDGGSNQAKDVPPRWRSGWDENKHLKPGDSHAKLGPQRHKPYNTPTRPTTPRTPKHRLSVDANLQIPEALNSASKKDLLRRASKSLESGEISQEDFLNMAHKIKNFFQYQEEKQQRPESWSPAKKTLLATPPEPMDAAQLTYFEHKSKLKKTQVAHRSTGEGWESLEECEGPGRAPRELGERRSIEREESRPPLAPMVEEYNHGKEFPALKSLPGLRFRRRADPRETSEREWNSPLTERQREEQKSGYDAPRRYVPSADSRHPDPRRLDGLPPSGAPVLRNCPSPTALETTTPMFERERLSPLHQKEMGDMSPIPRFESPNSVHSDDGPLPSVAPLTPQSILQGPVLGALLSNIHQPSNSPGHTPPHDGGPTPSRFDAPGHMGPSRPNPAGWYNEPSHFEGPQGRPPHHNMPERFNGPHMPQGPLRGADNMGCFDGPSVPQVAPRFDGPGPGHFENPVPCFNNNQGPGPAPMGFQQQQPIPFENPSLRLEGSAGPICFEGPGQQGPRFDIPPQGPRFDGPPAQQGPPRFAPQLNIPMRPMPPPMYDNALQPPQNFTMAPQPFPESINPQFHPGPMAFPALPNIQPAANFNILPGPPFNQAGATPFFNSTVASINMQQPVNVLNMNQPFLPQNPAPFGQQTPQMPHAENHFSQVDVNDLLTKLISTGIIKGSQPDTTAPTNELPPSSAPDMPPAEEEDDEELEDDFPDLTNFKIDDMKQRYESVVTKLYSGNQCCLCSMRFTIAQTDLYADHLDWHFRQNHAGKVAGKKITHRRWYYGLRDWIEFEEIADLEERAKSLFFEKENEVEVQKNQAAAKEKEFQSVKAAKDQVAELCEICQEPFETYWVEEEEDWFLKNAIKVDDKNFHPSCFEDYKNTSSYLDITPSPNKVLSEHPLSVFMKAEEDEDSQSCAFAASVKQEADSDEGEGECVVKTEEEEEALLTDVQSEERL